The nucleotide window ACCATATGTGTGCCATGCGGAATTATCCTTAATTTAGATTCTTCACAATCGTAATCCCTTATCAAAACCTCTTGGGATCTTTTAGTCAGTACCACAATTTTATTAGACAAATCAATGATGGCCTGAACTATTTTCTTTAACTTATCATTTGGCCCCGGCAAAACCGTATGAAAAACCGTTGCAATAGGCTTGTTTACTGCCAATAAAAAAGACAATAGGTAATTTCCATAATCTCCATCAAAAAGGCCAAACTCATGCTCGATACAAATCATACCTATATCGTCCCGAGTGTTGATTTTTTCGGCCAAAATGCGATACTCTTCGATGGAAGAAACTGTTAAAGCATAATGCACATCAAGTCCGTATTCGAATTGATTTTCTTCTTTTTGCAAAGCACAAACCTCTATCGGCAACGAATCCCCAAAGACCAACTTAATGGAATTAACGACATCGCTGGAAAAAGTTGCTAATCCACACTCTCTTGGCGGATAAGAACTCATCAATAGAATTGTTTTGCTTTTTTTGGTTTTCACTTTTATTTTTTATTTTGTCTATTTAACCTTTTACTATTTCACTAGTATTCGATACCTCGAATCGGAAAATGAAATGACAAAATATTTTCAATTACAATTCATTTTTTGATCAGACTCTTTTCGAAAAAATTATTTCTTACTGTTTTTCAAGGCAACCATTAATTCTACCATATCCACCACCGCATAGGTAGAAGAATAATCCGAAACTGCATAAGGCAATATCAGACTGTTATTATGAATTATCGAACCACAGGAATACACCACATTCGGCACGTATCCCTCACGTTCATCCTCCAAAGGGGCTAACAATGGCTCGGACAACCTCCCGATTTCTTTGGAGGGATCATCCAAGTCAAACAATGACACGCCTATACAATAACGTCTCATTGCCCCTACTCCATGTGTAATGACCAACCAACCTTCCTGAGTCCATAAGGGGGAACCACAATTCCCTATTTGAGTATATTCCCATGGATATTTGGGTCTCTGAATAATCTGTGGGGATTCCCATTGATTGGTTCGTGTCGAATACATTAAAAAATTATTGACTCCGTCTACCCTGCCCAACATCGCATATTTACCATTAATCTTTTTAGGGAACAATGCCATACCCTTGCTTTGCGATCCTTCACCATGCAAAGGCATTATGCGGAAGGTATAAAAATCTTCTGTTGTAATTAATTTAGAAAGAATGGAATGCCCATTATAGGCAGTATAAGTTCCCATCACACTTTCGGAACCATCATCATCAACAAAACGAACAAAACGGGCATCTTCAATCCCACGGCTTTCTGTATCAGATACCGGAAATATAACACGCTCGGAGATATCGGAATCATGCTTAAATTGTACATCATAAAACGAATCCAACAACCAAATCACCTCTTCATAAGCTTCTTTTTTTTCTTTACCGATGTTTTCGCAGGATAGTTCCTTGTTTATCAAATCCTTAAATACAGAATATTCAAAGACATCTGGCAAATTGCACATGATAGAAGAATAAATATCCAGCGTATGCATTTCCGTCAATTTAGACAAAACTCGATTTTTATTAAACATCATTTTATGCGAAACCTCGGCCTTTTCAATATTATCACCAATTCGCATCATCCTTAGATTATTCTCCTTATCAATAACCCCTCTTCTGAATACGATAGACGACACATGCCCTTCACCCGTAGCCCGAAACGAAATAACGACACGTTTCTCTCCCTTTTCCAAACCCGATTGATCAAAATCTTCCACCATCGAAGGATTAAAAAATGCGGATGATTCTATAGAATATTCCATAGTAAGATACGATCCAATAAGCATCTTTCTTTCGTCTGAGAGTTGCTCATAATTTACCTGCATCTCTTCAATTATTGACTTAACATTTCCACAATGTTTATAAAATAAAGACGAAATATTTCGGTGGCGTCTAGCAAACTCCCTATTTATCTGTTCCAAAGTATGGCTAACCTGTTGATCACTCATGATCAATATTCGACCTATCAATTCTTTGGTTCTCTCTTCTCCGCTCATAAAATATCGAGCAACAACTCTACTGGAATCAGGCAAGAACTTTATTTTTTTTCGGGTAACAGAAACTTTCATAAAATTATTTTTTAATTATTTTATAACAAGTAAAAGTATTTTGGTTGCGGTAGAAAGGCTTTTTTGTCTTTATTCTATTTTATTATCTTGATAAAATAAATTCAACTTCATAAAATCGGGGCTTGCATAATGTTATCAATCCAGACTAAATAGTCTTATCTTTTTAGAAAAAGAATGGATTTAAAAAATCACTTATTATGCTAAATATAATCAAACTCAACCAAATTTACGAATAATAAATTAGTTAAACGCATGATAATTATCATATTAAACCCAACCAAGGACTATATTCTTATAAAAACAAAACAATCTCATTTACCCTTTACAGAAAGATAGAATCCCTTTATTTCAGATATCGATTGGAATGACAGCAGGGAAAATGTTCTTTGAATGCAAAAAATTGCTGCTCCTAAAAAAAATAGTACTTTTGCAGTCGCTTTTTGGTTTTCACTTATAAAACCGAAATCTTATAAACATTAAACAAAAAAATATGAAGGCATACGTATTTCCAGGTCAAGGTGCGCAATTCACAGGAATGGGCAAAGACCTATATGAAAATTCCCCATTGGCAAAAGAATTATTCGAAAAGGCCAATGAAATACTAGGTTTCCGCATTACCGACATCATGTTTGAAGGAACTGCCGAGCAATTGAAAGAAACTAAAGTTACTCAACCAGCGGTTTTTTTACATTCGGTTATTTTGGCCAAAACATTAGAGGATTTCAAACCGGAAATGGTGGCAGGTCACTCTTTGGGAGAATTTTCGGCATTGGTTGCCAATGGAGCTTTGTCTTTCGAAGATGGGTTAAAATTAGTTTCGCAAAGAGCTTTGGCAATGCAAAAAGCCTGTGAAATTACTCCTTCAACTATGGCTGCAGTATTGGGATTGGCTGATAATATCGTTGAGGAAGTTTGTGCCTCTATAGACGGAGTTGTGGTTGCTGCTAATTACAATTGCCCTGGGCAATTGGTAATTTCGGGAGAAACCACGGCTGTAGAAAAAGCATGCGAAGCAATGAAAGCTGCTGGTGCAAAACGTGCCTTATTATTACCTGTTGGTGGTGCTTTCCACTCACCGATGATGGAACCTGCAAGAGAAGAATTGGCCGCAGCGATTGAGGCGACAACTTTCTCTGCTCCTATTTGCCCTGTTTATCAAAACGTAACAGCAAATGCAGTTTCGGACGCTAACGAAATCAAGAAAAACTTAATTATTCAATTGACGGCTCCTGTAAAATGGACACAATCTGTACAACAAATGATTGCCGATGGAGCGACTTTGTTTACAGAAGTTGGCCCAGGAAAAGTATTGGCTGGTTTAATTGCAAAAATTGATAAAGAAGCAGCTACTGCTAATGCGTAATCTTTAGTATTCAGTTACTGACTATAAATAAAAATCCCAAATAATCAAATTGATCATTTGGGATTCTTTTTATCTGAAAACTATAACCTAAGAACGAATCTTCTGTTCCCATTTCCAAGCACTGGCCATAGCTTCGTCTAAAGTTGATTTTGCTTTCCAACCTAATACATTATTGGCTTTATCAGTATTAGCATAAGCTTCGGTGATATCACCTTCTCTTCTTGGACAAATTTTATATGGAAGTTTTTTTCCGCTTACTTTTTCAAAACTTTTAATCACTTCCAATACAGAACTTCCTTTTCCAGTTCCTAGATTGAAAGTTTCAACTTTTTCAACATTCTTTTTGTTCAACAAACGTTGCAAAGCAATTACATGAGCTTTCGCCAAATCTACTACGTGAATATAATCCCTAATTGCTGTTCCGTCAGGCGTAGGATAATCGTCTCCAAAAACCGATAATTCCTTACGCAATCCAAAACCGGTTTGGGTAATAAAAGGCACTAAATTTTGTGGTACTCCCAAAGGCAATTCCCCAATTTCAGCAGAAGGATGCGACCCAATCGGGTTGAAATAACGCAACAAAATTGCATTAATGTTACTCACTCTGGTCACTTCGGTTATAATTTCTTCACCTATTTGCTTAGTGTTTCCATAAGGAGACATCGCTGTTTGAACAGGTGCATTTTCGGTAATCGGCATTACTTCGGCTTGGCCATAAACGGTACAAGATGAACTAAAAATAAAATTAGCCTCTTCCTTTTTCTCTAATTCCTGTAAAATATAAACCAAAGCGGCTATGTTGTTTTCATAATACAACAACGGATTTTCAACGCTTTCCCCAACTGCTTTGGATGCTGCAAAATGAATAACACCTTTTACATCATTATGTTTTTGGAAAAAGTCCTGAACGCTTTTTTTATCGCGCAAATCCAATTTTTCAAAAATTGGCAATTTACCTGTAATCGCGACAATGCCTTTTAAAACTTCCTCAGAAGAATTAGAAAGATTATCAACAATCACAACGTCAAACCCCTCATTTTGCAATTCAACCACTGTATGGGAACCAATAAATCCCAAACCTCCCGTAACAAGTACTTTCATAATTTGTTTTTTTGTTAGTTTTTAATAGTTATTGCTTTTGTTTTTTGTGGGGTTTTAACAATAAGCGTATTTTGAATAAAATTATTTTAAATATTCTAAAACAGAATCTGTTATAAATTTAATTTGCTCATCATCAAGCTCTGTATGCATTGGCAACGAAATCACCTCTTTTACCAATTGATTTGTTACTGTGAAATCTTCTTCTTTGTAACGAACATCTAGATAAGCCTTTTGCAAATGCAACGGAATCGGATAATAAATAGCACATGGAATTCCTTTATTCAACAAATGCTGCATCAATCCGTCACGATCTTTTCCAATAATTCGCAATGTGTATTGATGAAAAACATGATCGTCTCCATTAGAATCAAACTCAGGAGTAATAATATTGGAATGACTTGATAAAGCTGCATTATATTTAGCAGCCGCTTCACGACGGGCTTTATTGTAAGTATTCAAAAAAGGCAATTTAGCATTTAGCACCGCTGCCTGAACACTGTCCAAACGAGAATTCACTCCCACAACATCATGATGATAACGCTCATACATACCGTGGTTCACTATTCCTCTGATTTTGTGTGCCAATGCATCATCATTGGTAAAAATAGCTCCACCATCACCGTAACAACCTAAATTCTTAGAAGGGAAGAAAGAAGTTGAACTCACATGACCGATAGTTCCGGCTTTCTTTTTAGTCCCGTCAGAGAAAGTACAATTTGCTCCGATAGCCTGAGCATTATCCTCAATTACATATAATTTATGTTCATTGGCAATAGCCATAATAGCTTCCATATTGGCAGCGCGTCCAAATAAATGAACTGGCACAATAGCTTTGGTTCTTGGAGTAATCGCTTTTTTGATCGCTTCAGTCGAAATATTCATATTATCTAGATCAACATCAACCAAAACCGGAGTCAATTGCAACAAAGCAATTACCTCAACTGTAGCAGCAAATGTAAAATCGGCAGTAATAACTTCATCTCCTGGTTTCAATCCCAATCCCATCATGGCAATCTGCAAAGCATCAGTTCCATTAGCACATGGAATTACATGCTTCACATCTAAATATTCTTCTAATGATTTTTGAAAACTATGAACCTGTGGCCCATTAATGTAAGTGTTGGTATCCAAAACTTCTTGAATCGAAGCATTAACGGTTGCCGCGATTTTATCATATTGACCTTTTAAGTCAACCATTTGTAATTTTTTCATGTATTCTCTTTTAGCATCCTATGCTTTTCACAGGAACAATTAATAGAAGTAACAAGTTTTTAAGTCCAAATTTATCACCAATCAGGGCTACCAAAACAAGCGCAACAAAATTAGTTATTTAATGAGTTTAAACCAATCAAATAATACAAAGAAAATGTATTTTTACAAAAAAAAATATCGATGCATTTTCTTTATAATTTAACCATTCTATTTACTTCCCTTTTATTAAAATTCGTCGCACTTTTCAATCCAAAAATGAAACTTTTTGTTGATGGAAGAAAAAATGTTTTTGCCATTTTGGAACAAAAAATAGCACTCAATGACCAGACAATATGGTTTCATGCTGCATCTTTAGGCGAATACGAACAAGGTTTACCAGTGATTGAAGAAATCAAAAAAAGCCATCCAGCCCATAAAATCATAGTTACTTTTTTTTCGCCTTCGGGTTATGAAGTCAGAAAAAATAACACTATTGCCGACGTTACTGTCTACCTGCCATTGGACACTCAAAAAAATGCCAAACGCTTCTTAGAACTGGTACATCCGGAACTTGTTTTCTTTATCAAATATGAGTTTTGGATTAACTATTTAAATCAATTGCAAAAACAAAAGATTCCCACTTATTTGATTTCGGGCATTTTTAGGAAAAAGCAATTATTCTTCAAATGGTATGGCGGTTTTTATAGAAAAGCATTAGACAACTTTACCTATTTCTTTGTACAAAATGAAAATTCAAAAAAACTGATCACCGAATTAGGCAAAACAAATGTTATTGTTTCCGGCGACACCCGATTTGACAGAGTTGTTACTATTCTGGAAAAAGACAACACTTTGGATTTTATAGCCCAATTTAAAAACAACAAAACCACAATAGTAATAGGAAGTTCATGGCCAAAAGATGAAGCAATACTAGCAGAATACATCAATTCCTGCAAAGATGAAGTCAAATTCATTATCGCACCGCACAACATAAAACCGGAACAAATCAAACAGCTGCAAAATAGTATCACTAAAAAAACAGCACTTTTCTCAGAAAAGGAAAACAAGGATTTATCTCAGTTTGACGTGTTTATTGTGGACACCATTGGCATTTTGACCAAAATTTATAGTTATGCTGACATAGCCTACGTAGGAGGTGGTTTTGGAAACCCTGGAATTCATAATATACTGGAGCCTGCTACTTTTGGAATCCCTATAGTAATTGGTCCGAATTATTCTCATTTTGATGAAGCCGTCAGTTTGGTAAAAATCGAAGGTTGCATCTCAATATCTGATTTTAAAGAACTCGAAACCACATTTTCAACACTGATCCAAAATCCAAATTTGAAAAAAGAAAAAGGAGAAATATGCTACAATTTTGTACAAGAAAATAAAGGAGCAACTAACCGTATTTTGGAAAAAATTACTCACAATAAAAGCTCAAAATAAAAAAATTAGAGCCATTTTAGACCCTTAAAAAGGCAGTCCAATCCCATAAAAATATAGAGATTTTTTATTTTTTATAGTTATTTACTTATTTTTTATTACTTAAAAGAAAAAGCTAACCTCCTGATTGGAAATAATTTTTAAAAAATAAATGAAAAAATATTTTACGTATTAAAAATTTTATATCTTTGCCACGAATTAATAATTAACCTTTATATTAAATTAAGATGAAAAAAGTATTTTTAAGTTTAGCTGTTGTTGCTGTATTAACTGTTGTATCTTGTAAAAAAGCTGATGCTCCTGCTGAAGAGGCTGTAGCTGCTGACACTACTGCTGTTGCTGCTGACACTACTGCTGCTCCAGCTGCTGACACTACTGCTGCTCCAGCTGCTGACACTACTGCTGCTGCTCCAGCTGCTGCTCCAGCTAAGTAATTTCAAATTACACTAGAAAAAAATAAGCTGCTTAAATGCAGCTTTTTTTATGAAATAAAGTTAAAAAAAATTATATTTTATTTCTACAACACAGTGTTCCAAAAAAAATACCGCTCCAACTTGGAACGGTATTTTTTTTCTTTTCAATTTCAAAAAAATCAGTCTAAAAAGACCAAATCATTATTATCCGAAAAGTCCAGAATTTCGGAAACAGATGCAGATTTCACAATTTCATCAATCCCCTTCTGAACCCTCAATTCGGTCGTATATTTTCTACTTAAAGCAAAAGGCGCCCCATCCAAAAATAATCTGAAAAAATACTTCCCCCCAGCTGATTTATGCTTATCGAAAGACGCTAAAGCAACATTGGCTTTAAAATACTCTATCGCCTCCTCGCATTCAAATTTGAGCTCATACTTCAAACTTGTGAAAATCACTTTACCTTTCTTAGAAGTAAACACAAATTTGTATGTATCATCAAATCTTTTACTAATCACAAAAGCCCCCATTATTTTGATTTTAGAATTTAGATTATCGATTTCAAAGACATTAAACTACTGACATCCAAAATAATCAGTCA belongs to Flavobacterium aquiphilum and includes:
- a CDS encoding glycoside hydrolase family 130 protein, which encodes MKVSVTRKKIKFLPDSSRVVARYFMSGEERTKELIGRILIMSDQQVSHTLEQINREFARRHRNISSLFYKHCGNVKSIIEEMQVNYEQLSDERKMLIGSYLTMEYSIESSAFFNPSMVEDFDQSGLEKGEKRVVISFRATGEGHVSSIVFRRGVIDKENNLRMMRIGDNIEKAEVSHKMMFNKNRVLSKLTEMHTLDIYSSIMCNLPDVFEYSVFKDLINKELSCENIGKEKKEAYEEVIWLLDSFYDVQFKHDSDISERVIFPVSDTESRGIEDARFVRFVDDDGSESVMGTYTAYNGHSILSKLITTEDFYTFRIMPLHGEGSQSKGMALFPKKINGKYAMLGRVDGVNNFLMYSTRTNQWESPQIIQRPKYPWEYTQIGNCGSPLWTQEGWLVITHGVGAMRRYCIGVSLFDLDDPSKEIGRLSEPLLAPLEDEREGYVPNVVYSCGSIIHNNSLILPYAVSDYSSTYAVVDMVELMVALKNSKK
- a CDS encoding 3-deoxy-D-manno-octulosonic acid transferase, producing MHFLYNLTILFTSLLLKFVALFNPKMKLFVDGRKNVFAILEQKIALNDQTIWFHAASLGEYEQGLPVIEEIKKSHPAHKIIVTFFSPSGYEVRKNNTIADVTVYLPLDTQKNAKRFLELVHPELVFFIKYEFWINYLNQLQKQKIPTYLISGIFRKKQLFFKWYGGFYRKALDNFTYFFVQNENSKKLITELGKTNVIVSGDTRFDRVVTILEKDNTLDFIAQFKNNKTTIVIGSSWPKDEAILAEYINSCKDEVKFIIAPHNIKPEQIKQLQNSITKKTALFSEKENKDLSQFDVFIVDTIGILTKIYSYADIAYVGGGFGNPGIHNILEPATFGIPIVIGPNYSHFDEAVSLVKIEGCISISDFKELETTFSTLIQNPNLKKEKGEICYNFVQENKGATNRILEKITHNKSSK
- the fabD gene encoding ACP S-malonyltransferase, encoding MKAYVFPGQGAQFTGMGKDLYENSPLAKELFEKANEILGFRITDIMFEGTAEQLKETKVTQPAVFLHSVILAKTLEDFKPEMVAGHSLGEFSALVANGALSFEDGLKLVSQRALAMQKACEITPSTMAAVLGLADNIVEEVCASIDGVVVAANYNCPGQLVISGETTAVEKACEAMKAAGAKRALLLPVGGAFHSPMMEPAREELAAAIEATTFSAPICPVYQNVTANAVSDANEIKKNLIIQLTAPVKWTQSVQQMIADGATLFTEVGPGKVLAGLIAKIDKEAATANA
- a CDS encoding DUF1508 domain-containing protein — protein: MGAFVISKRFDDTYKFVFTSKKGKVIFTSLKYELKFECEEAIEYFKANVALASFDKHKSAGGKYFFRLFLDGAPFALSRKYTTELRVQKGIDEIVKSASVSEILDFSDNNDLVFLD
- a CDS encoding DegT/DnrJ/EryC1/StrS family aminotransferase; amino-acid sequence: MKKLQMVDLKGQYDKIAATVNASIQEVLDTNTYINGPQVHSFQKSLEEYLDVKHVIPCANGTDALQIAMMGLGLKPGDEVITADFTFAATVEVIALLQLTPVLVDVDLDNMNISTEAIKKAITPRTKAIVPVHLFGRAANMEAIMAIANEHKLYVIEDNAQAIGANCTFSDGTKKKAGTIGHVSSTSFFPSKNLGCYGDGGAIFTNDDALAHKIRGIVNHGMYERYHHDVVGVNSRLDSVQAAVLNAKLPFLNTYNKARREAAAKYNAALSSHSNIITPEFDSNGDDHVFHQYTLRIIGKDRDGLMQHLLNKGIPCAIYYPIPLHLQKAYLDVRYKEEDFTVTNQLVKEVISLPMHTELDDEQIKFITDSVLEYLK
- the galE gene encoding UDP-glucose 4-epimerase GalE, with amino-acid sequence MKVLVTGGLGFIGSHTVVELQNEGFDVVIVDNLSNSSEEVLKGIVAITGKLPIFEKLDLRDKKSVQDFFQKHNDVKGVIHFAASKAVGESVENPLLYYENNIAALVYILQELEKKEEANFIFSSSCTVYGQAEVMPITENAPVQTAMSPYGNTKQIGEEIITEVTRVSNINAILLRYFNPIGSHPSAEIGELPLGVPQNLVPFITQTGFGLRKELSVFGDDYPTPDGTAIRDYIHVVDLAKAHVIALQRLLNKKNVEKVETFNLGTGKGSSVLEVIKSFEKVSGKKLPYKICPRREGDITEAYANTDKANNVLGWKAKSTLDEAMASAWKWEQKIRS